A region of the Deltaproteobacteria bacterium genome:
CCGACGATAGTCGGAAGGGTTGAGGCCAGGGCCGTAATCTTTTCCTGATCGGCCTTGATGAAGAGGAGGTTGACATCGGCCGGATCAAAGGGAGAGACCGAATGGACCTGAGGGGAATTGGCCGCCAGCTTCTGGGCTTCGGCCAACGGCACATAGACATTGGCTACGGCGATCTTGGCTGCCCGGGATGCGTCTACCAGCCCCACCACCGGATATGATCTTTTGGCAATCGATATGGTGTCGCCCACCTTGAGGTTGAATTGCCGGGCATAGGAGATCTCAACCAGGGCCTCCGGTTTGGTCTCTTCCAGAAAGCGTCCCTCCGTAACGGCCCGCGCAAGGGTTGCCGGGCCAACGGCGTTGTTTTGCTCGATACCCAGGACGATCCAGGCCCGGTTGGGATCGAAGACCCAAAGCAGAACGGCCTTGCCTATACCCCGCACCCCCGGAAGGGCCTGGATTTTTTTGACCTGGTCATCCCGGATGGTGACCGCCGAGCAGGGAAATACGGCACCTTCCAGTTGTTCCGGGACATTTCCCGGCCGCTGGACCGTGATATCCGCCCCGATTTCCTTTAAGGGGGCATGGGCCGCCTGGCGGTAGGCAGAGGAGAGGGCATTGAGGATGATCAGCAGGGCGATGCCTATCGATAGACCGATAATCGCCGCCAGAGTCCTCCGCCTCTGGTAATAGAGTTCATTGGCCAAATAGTGTAGATTCATTTAAATCCTCCAGTTTAATGCGAAAAAAGTTTCAAGATGCAAGATGCAAGTATATTAT
Encoded here:
- a CDS encoding ABC transporter permease; translation: MNLHYLANELYYQRRRTLAAIIGLSIGIALLIILNALSSAYRQAAHAPLKEIGADITVQRPGNVPEQLEGAVFPCSAVTIRDDQVKKIQALPGVRGIGKAVLLWVFDPNRAWIVLGIEQNNAVGPATLARAVTEGRFLEETKPEALVEISYARQFNLKVGDTISIAKRSYPVVGLVDASRAAKIAVANVYVPLAEAQKLAANSPQVHSVSPFDPADVNLLFIKADQEKITALASTLPTIVGKKAAIGTPDSFLKLLGSLFALSDKFTMAASLIAIIVAVLIAFKTMAGNIAERAREIGVLKAVGWTNRNVVTQLLSESVIQCFLAGILGLLIALVASIGRGFIKVNIPIPWEMSPTPHFLPGGGDQIFKTLRLPVHIPWSLAAFAILLSVVIGGLTGGLLSRSISKIKPSEVLRHE